A DNA window from Plasmodium brasilianum strain Bolivian I chromosome 12, whole genome shotgun sequence contains the following coding sequences:
- a CDS encoding V-type H-translocating pyrophosphatase: MYLCYILLFAPPIFGLIFSIIECIWVSKININGPEDKSDKLEDGLAQVDKMKEVASYIAEGANAFLKKEYQYLIVFIVVFSGLIGFFVSYYTAISFILGCLTSILCGYIGMKIAVYANVRTTNETWKSLDKGFKVTLNAGTVMGFSLVSFSIIALGLLIVVYKTFIFANASSESSLYKVIAGFGLGGSSIALFSRVGGGIYTKAADVGADLSGKNEYGIPEDDIRNPACIADNVGDNVGDMAGMGADLFGSLAESLCAALVIGSSVLSMKEGIQFNISHCILFPLTFSSFSIIICMITFFIISQSVKIVEKKDVERTLKYLLFLSTILQSLAIIVIGYFSFPSVLKYNLLKEIQRWKVIVPALVGLWSGLIIGFTTEFYTSYSFSPVQEIANTQKVSAATGIIYGLSLGYKSTFIPIMCLSATLGISYGLCDIYGIALAAVGMLSTLCICLTIDAYGPISDNAGGIAEMAGLPSEVRTRTDILDAAGNTTAAIGKGFAIGSAALVAFALFGAYANSANLRHVNILNPWVIIGLLIGAMLPYLFSALTMKSVAIAANSVLNECLEQFPLILSDKQKPDYEKCIKISTDASLRQMIIPGLISVFSPLIIGALMGKYATAGLLVGIILSGIQLAFSSTNSGGAWDNAKKYIESGALGTEHCKGSSAHKNSVIGDTVGDPLKDTSGPSLNILIKLSAITSLVFAGVIANTFTSRRGGPKWL; the protein is encoded by the coding sequence TAAgtaagataaatataaatggtCCAGAAGATAAATCAGATAAATTGGAAGATGGATTAGCACAAGTAGATAAAATGAAGGAAGTGGCATCCTACATTGCGGAAGGAGCAAAcgcttttttaaaaaaggagtaTCAGTATTTAATAGTTTTTATTGTAGTATTTTCTGGACTAATAGGATTTTTTGTTAGTTACTATACAGCaataagttttattttaggCTGTTTAACATCTATATTATGTGGTTATATAGGAATGAAAATTGCTGTTTATGCTAATGTAAGAACGACTAATGAAACGTGGAAAAGTTTAGATAAGGGTTTTAAGGTTACTCTGAATGCAGGAACAGTTATGGGATTTTCATTAGTATCCTTTAGTATAATAGCTCTAGGATTATTAATCGttgtatataaaacatttatttttgcaaatGCTTCTTCTGAATCTAGTTTATATAAGGTTATTGCTGGATTTGGACTTGGCGGTTCTTCTATTGCCTTATTTTCAAGAGTTGGTGGTGGAATATATACTAAGGCCGCTGATGTAGGTGCTGATTTGTCGGGTAAAAATGAATACGGAATTCCAGAAGATGATATAAGAAATCCAGCATGCATTGCAGATAATGTAGGTGATAATGTTGGTGATATGGCTGGAATGGGTGCAGATTTATTTGGATCTTTAGCAGAAAGTTTATGTGCGGCACTAGTTATAGGTTCTTCTGTATTAAGTATGAAAGAAGGGATCCAATTTAATATTAGTCATTGTATTTTGTTTCCTTTAACATTTTCAAGttttagtattattatttgtatgattacattttttataatatcccAGTCTGTTAAaattgtagaaaaaaaagacgtAGAAAGAAccttgaaatatttattatttttatctaccATATTACAGTCATTAGCTATAATTGTAATAggatatttttcttttcctagtgttttgaaatataatctattaaaagaaatacaaaGATGGAAAGTCATTGTTCCAGCATTAGTTGGTTTATGGTCAGGTTTAATTATTGGTTTTACAACCGAATTTTATACATCTTATTCTTTTAGTCCAGTACAAGAAATAGCAAATACACAAAAGGTATCAGCAGCAACAGGTATTATATATGGATTATCACTAGGGTATAAGAGTACATTTATTCCTATTATGTGTTTAAGTGCTACACTTGGTATTTCATACGGTTTATGTGATATATATGGAATCGCTTTAGCAGCAGTAGGAATGTTAAGtacattatgtatatgtttgaCAATTGATGCATATGGTCCTATATCCGATAATGCTGGTGGAATTGCAGAAATGGCTGGACTTCCATCAGAAGTCAGAACAAGAACAGATATTCTGGATGCAGCAGGAAACACAACAGCTGCAATTGGGAAAGGTTTTGCTATTGGTTCTGCTGCTCTAGTTGCTTTTGCATTATTTGGTGCATATGCAAATAGTGCTAATTTACGccatgttaatatattaaatccATGGGTTATTATTGGATTACTTATTGGAGCAATGTtaccatatttattttctgcCTTAACAATGAAATCAGTAGCAATAGCTGCTAATAGTGTTCTAAATGAATGTTTAGAACAATTTCCGTTAATATTATCCGATAAACAAAAACCAgattatgaaaaatgtattaaaatatcAACGGATGCTTCATTAAGACAAATGATTATCCCTGGGTTGATATCCGTATTTTCACCTTTAATAATTGGTGCATTGATGGGAAAATATGCTACTGCTGGATTGTTAGTaggaattattttatcaGGTATACAACTAGCTTTTTCTTCAACTAACTCTGGTGGTGCATGGgataatgcaaaaaaatatattgagtCAGGTGCTTTAGGAACAGAACATTGTAAAGGATCAAGTGCTCATAAAAATTCAGTTATTGGAGATACTGTTGGAGATCCATTAAAGGACACATCAGGACCTTccttaaacattttaattaaattgtcAGCTATCACTTCGCTTGTTTTCGCTGGTGTTATTGCTAATACTTTTACTTCAAGAAGGGGAGGCCCCAAATGGTTATAA